The Prunus persica cultivar Lovell chromosome G7, Prunus_persica_NCBIv2, whole genome shotgun sequence genome has a segment encoding these proteins:
- the LOC18769581 gene encoding ethylene-responsive transcription factor RAP2-11 produces MEFQFQQHNQICFPAAANKAVGIPMAKVGKLKGRTRSNNANKFVGVRQRPSGRWVAEIKDTTQKIRMWLGTFETAEEAARAYDEAACLLRGSNTRTNFITHVSLDSPLASRIRNLLNTKKGGSSKQGIEQTSSSIAYHDDMNASHPPISSTTSSDKYMTSNIRTASTSTCNSTSSGSDTLSSEVFQDSQLFDDVYRPDLRHCNEEFELSSSASQSNLSWDGFQTGVDGFSFAQQVFDLPKHQAATAASSSTTTTTTITTAAEADSEFLEFERMKVERQISASLYAMNGVQEYMDTVYDPNEPSWDLPPLCPLFC; encoded by the coding sequence ATGGAATTTCAGTTTCAACAGCATAACCAAATTTGCTTCCCAGCTGCAGCTAACAAAGCTGTAGGCATTCCAATGGCCAAAGTGGGAAAGTTGAAGGGAAGAACTAGAAGCAACAACGCAAACAAGTTTGTTGGTGTGAGGCAGAGGCCTTCAGGGAGATGGGTAGCTGAGATCAAAGACACCACACAGAAGATAAGAATGTGGCTTGGAACCTTTGAGACTGCCGAAGAGGCTGCTCGAGCTTACGATGAAGCTGCCTGCCTTCTTCGCGGCTCAAATACTCGAACCAACTTTATTACACATGTCTCTTTGGATTCTCCTCTTGCTTCTCGAATCCGAAATCTACTTAACACCAAAAAAGGAGGATCAAGCAAACAAGGAATAGAGCAAACTAGTTCTAGTATTGCTTATCATGATGATATGAATGCCTCACATCCTCCCATATCTTCAACTACTAGTAGTGACAAGTACATGACTAGCAATATTAGGACTGCTAGTACAAGCACTTGTAATTCCACCAGCAGTGGCAGTGATACACTTTCTAGTGAGGTGTTTCAAGATTCTCAGCTGTTTGATGATGTCTACAGACCAGATTTGAGACACTGCAATGAGGAATTTGAGTTGAGCTCTTCTGCTTCTCAATCCAATCTTTCATGGGATGGATTTCAAACCGGGGTTGACGGGTTCTCATTTGCCCAACAAGTGTTTGATTTGCCGAAACATCAGGCAGCTactgctgcttcttcttctactactactactactactatTACTACAGCAGCTGAAGCTGATTCGGAGTTTCTGGAATTCGAAAGGATGAAAGTTGAAAGGCAGATATCAGCTTCCCTCTATGCAATGAATGGAGTGCAAGAGTATATGGATACAGTTTATGATCCTAACGAACCCTCTTGGGATCTTCCACCATTGTGCCCTTTGTTCTGCTGA
- the LOC18770234 gene encoding transcriptional activator DEMETER — protein MKFGGGFLLPQDEDLRFMDSWVPATPEKPIPLKRHPIPIPVNPLGNHLQGANWQQTGISREHVQMGASYNDMTQTVSPNGQLQRNGGYNGYDGSLAEKNQMINHVACSYSTGSFTQLLRPDNASWNNNPITQLLHDKAAFVASANRNLSRSVDIAVNTPLIPKLHPQLGNQGNNSGCSLLTNQNCSNGSYSSSSVMSRSLVMDFPSQVDASQRDSNSVHWLFSNQNHCSSPNPLSNGDSSSLICQDGFPVQFLPSHDLNSSPRTEADAASCIASQHPFTTDQANNVENNELFAILKSLTDESASVEKDKEVKLVMSIGDEAIQKHGDELLQNIVESSSAAISTPYKKNKDSDWEGDRGIDLNKTPQQKPPKRRKHRPKVIREGKPKRTPKPAIPKNTESKESRPAKRKYVRKNVPKESPSQMSDVTRETADPNSGKAAKSCRRVLDFGLESTVDENQCNTVGQQEELQKGNKRTIDLTFETQGTHMGTGTNQVFKTKPSEPMGLQNELMVENQMPGTMSNPTPFMSHISNNYAFLPERKPSAAPFATTKDMHMKNLNVTRRHVENDISDLCQRRCRDGYIPIQQHSHAEGIDQDVIRAKTNGENLQKTKDYINQGGSQSVLTALSLPSEGRGSKRDYFRTIEHTHLSTNHPPSSLLCHDIFQFNGHQRNSCTLSKEFSESHKKQKFENGCLSIRDMPRKCTPVEECLGKVERKGENNVKSIGKVIERQNNTLLSSYIESSRMIERQNKGINKFTSDGYTHSIASGNNFLNQQTSSKSHSCQGFTLVHSFSTHSTIETCDQLTSSPPRKSFQPGNGQVFQTRKNNMSAKRKTLGSNISRSVSSGTDKVQQEQDASYDYQQPSAKVIGFPGRTRCSIPVDVIINQFNGLNLNGSCSKFLKHERNALVPYKGDGAVVPYERFIKKRKPLPKVELDPETNRIWNLLMGKEGSGGIEGNHKEKEKYWEEERKVFQGRVESFIARMHLVQGDRRFSKWKGSVVDSVIGVFLTQNVSDHLSSSAFMSLAARFPPKSSNAVTNILVEEPEVQMKSPDDATKWHEEISSQPIFNQMPMALNESAEIQRDSETIGTERSLVEAHSQCLEEEFVSSQDSFESSVTQGAVGIRSYSVSNSEAEDPITGCQSNKIHMSISTNQQMEKVTKFQDLYHQVNGSSILYDGSKNGYIECGQLKTRSDRIDDLNGISSFTNLLNLYNEKVQVPVAPSKSNQLHMYPDFGELEPWRFANFSEEIRSSWPSTASRFNVKKDEKNKSRNEELSGSVVNSSVQQNILWTSQETPMMDPHASFRQQSTDQQNNSQPRSSNGCNQPSYYSHQCEGNQNFQLEKTSVSEPVKHTEPLLGKKSGSMQHVQNVNELKKNSCSVVDSFSVVNKQIHMENQSVDSNLQEQLYSYGQSHNEANTNISKGRKGRAGSDKKNAVDWDMLRKQAQANGRKKERNKETMDSLDYEALINANVKDISDAIKERGMNNMLAERIQEFLNRLVREHGSIDLEWLRDVPPDKAKDYLLSIRGLGLKSVECVRLLTLHHLAFPVDTNVGRIAVRLGWVPLQPLPESLQLHLLEMYPMLESIQKYLWPRLCKLDQLTLYELHYQMITFGKVFCTKSKPNCNACPMRGECRHFASAFASARLALPGPEEKSIVSSSVSVEAEINPTVAVTPMSLPPPVSIAEINPTIAVTPMSLPPPENNSLQKASTETNKCEPIIEEPATPEQEFTELSQSDIEDLFYEDPDEIPTIKLNMEEFTATLQNYMQENMELQEGDMSKALVSLNREAASIPTPKLKNVSRLRTEHQVYELPDSHPLLEGMDKREPDDPSPYLLAIWTPGETAYSIQPPESRCGSQDQNKMCNEKTCFSCNSIREENAQTVRGTILIPCRTAMRGSFPLNGTYFQVNEMFADHDSSHSPIDVPRGWIWNLPRRTVYFGTSVSTIFKGLSTEGIQYCFWRGYVCVRGFDRKTRAPRPLIARLHFPASRLTKTKNEEKR, from the exons ATGAAGTTTGGAGGGGGATTTTTGCTTCCCCAGGATGAGGATTTACGCTTCATGGATTCTTGGGTACCGGCGACTCCGGAGAAGCCAATTCCGTTGAAGCGTCATCCGATTCCGATCCCAGTCAACCCCCTTGGGAACCACCTGCAAGGAGCAAATTGGCAACAAACTGGAATTTCAAGGGAGCATGTACAAATGGGGGCTAGCTACAATGACATGACTCAAACGGTTAGCCCAAATGGACAACTACAGAGAAATGGAGGGTATAATGGTTATGATGGAAGTCTGGCtgagaaaaatcaaatgatCAATCACGTTGCGTGCTCCTACAGTACAGGCTCCTTCACACAGTTGCTCCGCCCTGACAACGCAAGTTGGAACAATAATCCAATTACCCAACTGCTGCATGATAAGGCAGCTTTTGTTGCCTCTGCAAACAGGAATCTGAGCAGAAGTGTGGACATAGCAGTGAACACACCTTTAATTCCCAAGTTGCATCCTCAATTGGGCAACCAAGGAAACAACTCAGGCTGTTCCTTGCTAACCAACCAAAATTGCAGCAATGGTTCATATTCTTCAAGTTCAGTGATGAGCAGGTCCTTGGTTATGGATTTTCCTTCTCAAGTTGACGCAAGTCAGAGAGATTCCAACTCAGTTCATTGGTTATTTAGCAACCAAAATCACTGCTCAAGTCCAAACCCATTGAGCAATGGTGACAGCTCATCCTTGATATGCCAGG ATGGTTTCCCTGTACAATTCCTACCAAGCCATGATCTAAACTCCTCTCCAAGAACAGAAGCAGATGCTGCCTCATGTATTGCCAGCCAACACCCATTCACAACAGATCAGGCCAACAATGTGGAGAACAACGAGCTTTTTGCAATACTGAAATCCTTGACAGATGAAAGTGCTAGCGTGGAAAAGGACAAGGAAGTGAAATTAGTTATGTCTATAGGAGATGAAGCAATTCAAAAACATGGTGACGAACTCTTGCAGAACATTGTGGAATCATCATCCGCAGCCATTTCTACACCgtacaaaaaaaacaaagattcTGACTGGGAAGGTGACAGAGGGATTGATCTAAACAAGACACCACAGCAGAAACCACCTAAGCGAAGAAAACACAGGCCCAAGGTAATCAGAGAAGGCAAGCCCAAAAGGACTCCAAAGCCTGCAATTCCAAAGAATACAGAATCTAAGGAGAGCCGGCCAGCAAAGAGGAAATATGTAAGAAAGAATGTCCCAAAGGAATCCCCAAGTCAAATGTCAGATGTTACAAGGGAAACAGCAGACCCTAATTCTGGAAAAGCTGCAAAATCATGCAGGAGAGTTCTAGATTTTGGTTTGGAAAGCACCGTGGATGAAAACCAATGCAACACAGTTGGTCAGCAAGAGGAGTTGCAAAAAGGGAACAAGAGAACTATTGATTTGACTTTTGAGACTCAAGGGACGCATATGGGCACTGGAACTAACCAGGTTTTTAAAACAAAGCCATCTGAGCCAATGGGCCTACAGAATGAATTGATGGTAGAAAACCAGATGCCAGGAACTATGAGTAACCCTACCCCTTTCATGAGCCATATTTCAAATAACTATGCATTCCTACCAGAAAGGAAACCATCTGCAGCCCCATTTGCTACAACAAAAGACATGCAtatgaaaaatttgaatgTCACAAGGAGACATGTAGAAAACGATATTTCAGATTTATGCCAGAGAAGATGTAGAGATGGATACATTCCCATCCAGCAACATAGCCATGCTGAAGGAATAGACCAAGATGTCATTCGAGCAAAAACCAACGGTGAAAACCTTCAGAAGACTAAAGATTATATCAACCAGGGCGGCTCACAATCAGTACTAACCGCTCTCTCCCTTCCAAGTGAAGGAAGGGGATCCAAGAGGGATTACTTCCGTACTATTGAACACACACATCTTTCTACCAATCATCCACCTAGTTCATTGTTGTGCCATGATATATTTCAGTTTAATGGCCATCAGAGAAATAGTTGCACTCTCAGCAAAGAATTTTCAGAAAGTCATAAGAAACAGAAATTTGAGAATGGATGTTTGAGTATCCGTGACATGCCTAGAAAATGTACACCAGTTGAGGAGTGTCTGGGAAAAGTTGAAAGAAAGGGGGAAAATAATGTCAAATCAATTGGAAAAGTGATAGAGAGACAGAACAATACCTTATTGAGTTCTTACATTGAAAGTAGCAGAATGATAGAGAGACAGAACAAAGGAATCAACAAGTTTACCAGTGACGGGTACACTCACTCCATTGCTTCTGGGAATAATTTTTTGAATCAGCAGACCTCATCCAAATCACATTCCTGCCAAGGATTCACTCTAGTGCATAGCTTTTCTACCCATTCCACAATTGAAACATGTGACCAGCTTACCTCATCACCTCCCAGAAAATCCTTTCAACCGGGAAATGGGCAGGTATTTCAAACTCGCAAAAATAATATGTCAGCAAAGAGGAAGACCTTGGGATCCAATATATCGAGATCTGTTTCATCAGGTACAGATAAAGTCCAGCAAGAACAGGATGCCTCATATGATTATCAGCAACCTTCTGCAAAAGTGATAG GGTTTCCAGGAAGAACTAGATGTAGTATACCAGTAGACGTCATCATAAATCAGTTTAATGGTCTGAATCTCAATGGAAGCTGCAGCAAATTTCTAAAGCATGAGCGAAATGCACTTGTCCCATACAAGGGAGATGGTGCAGTTGTTCCCTATGAGAGGTTTATTAAGAAACGTAAGCCACTGCCTAAAGTAGAGCTTGACCCAGAAACAAATAGGATATGGAATCTTTTGATGGGCAAGGAAGGAAGTGGAGGGATTGAAGGAAATcataaagaaaaggagaagtattgggaagaggaaagaaaggttTTCCAAGGACGAGTTGAGTCATTCATTGCACGCATGCACCTTGTTCAAG GAGACAGACGTTTTTCAAAATGGAAAGGATCAGTTGTTGACTCGGTGATTGGAGTTTTCCTTACTCAGAATGTTTCAGACCATCTATCAAG CTCTGCCTTCATGTCTTTGGCAGCCCGATTTCCACCTAAGTCAAGCAATGCTGTCACAAACATATTGGTTGAAGAACCAGAAGTTCAAATGAAAAGTCCAGATGATGCCACCAAATGGCATGAAGAAATATCAAGTCAACCAATCTTTAACCAAATGCCTATGGCACTCAATGAATCTGCAGAAATTCAGAGAGACAGTGAGACCATAGGGACGGAAAGGAGCTTGGTGGAGGCACATAGTCAATGTTTGGAGGAAGAATTTGTATCATCTCAAGATTCTTTCGAATCCTCAGTCACACAAGGCGCTGTAGGAATCAGATCGTACTCGGTTTCCAACTCAGAAGCAGAAGATCCTATCACTGGGTGCCAATCCAACAAGATTCATATGTCCATTTCAACAAATCAACAGATGGAGAAAGTGACCAAGTTTCAGGACTTGTACCATCAAGTAAATGGAAGTTCAATATTATATGATGGATCCAAGAATGGGTATATAGAATGTGGACAGCTAAAGACAAGATCAGACAGAATCGATGATCTCAATGGCATTTCTTCGTTCACAAATCTACTCAATCTTTACAATGAAAAGGTTCAAGTACCAGTTGCTCCTTCCAAGAGCAATCAGTTGCACATGTACCCAGATTTTGGAGAACTAGAGCCATGGAGATTTGCAAATTTCAGTGAGGAAATCAGATCTTCTTGGCCTTCAACTGCTTCCAGgttcaatgtcaaaaaagacgaaaagaacaaaagcagAAATGAAGAGCTGTCAGGAAGTGTTGTTAATTCCTCTGTGCAACAGAATATTTTGTGGACTTCTCAAGAAACGCCAATGATGGACCCACATGCATCGTTCAGACAGCAGTCAACAGACCAGCAAAATAATTCTCAACCAAGGTCAAGCAATGGATGCAATCAACCTTCCTACTACAGTCATCAATGTGAGGGGAACCAAAACTTCCAATTAGAAAAAACGTCAGTCAGTGAGCCTGTAAAACATACCGAACCACTTCTGGGAAAGAAAAGTGGTAGCATGCAGCATGTCCAAAATGTCAATGAgctcaaaaaaaattcttgcaGTGTCGTTGATAGTTTCTCTGTAGTGAATAAGCAAATACACATGGAAAATCAGTCAGTTGATTCAAATTTACAGGAGCAATTATATTCCTATGGGCAGTCACATAATGAGGCAAATACAAATATTTctaaaggaagaaaaggaaggGCTGGGAGTGATAAAAAGAATGCAGTTGACTGGGACATGTTGAGAAAGCAGGCACAGGCCAATGgtaggaaaaaggaaagaaataaagaaacaatGGACTCACTGGACTATGAAGCACTTATAAATGCTAATGTtaaagatatttctgatgcaATCAAGGAGCGAGGGATGAACAACATGCTAGCTGAGCGAATCCAG GAATTCCTAAACCGACTGGTTAGAGAACATGGAAGCATTGATCTGGAATGGTTAAGAGATGTTCCCCCAGATAAAGCAAA GGATTATCTATTAAGTATACGGGGATTGGGCTTGAAAAGTGTGGAGTGTGTCCGGCTTCTAACGCTTCACCACCTTGCTTTCCCG GTTGACACAAATGTCGGAAGGATAGCAGTACGACTGGGATGGGTCCCTCTCCAACCACTACCCGAATCTCTTCAGTTACACCTCCTAGAAAT GTACCCAATGCTGGAGTCAATTCAAAAGTATCTATGGCCAAGATTATGCAAACTTGATCAACTAACCCT CTATGAGCTGCACTACCAGATGATTACATTTGGAAAG GTTTTCTGCACAAAGAGTAAACCGAACTGCAATGCATGTCCAATGAGAGGAGAATGCAGACACTTCGCAAGTGCTTTTGCAAG TGCACGACTTGCCCTGCCAGGGCCAGAAGAGAAAAGCATTGTGAGTTCAAGTGTTTCAGTTGAGGCCGAGATAAATCCTACTGTAGCTGTCACTCCCATGTCATTGCCTCCACCTGTTTCAATTGCTGAGATAAATCCTACTATAGCTGTCACTCCCATGTCACTGCCTCCACCTGAAAACAACTCACTCCAGAAAGCAAGTACTGAAACTAACAAGTGTGAACCAATCATTGAAGAACCAGCAACGCCAGAACAAGAGTTCACAGAGCTTTCGCAAAGTGACATTGAGGACTTATTCTACGAGGATCCTGACGAGATTCCTACCATCAAACTCAACATGGAAGAGTTCACAGCGACTTTACAAAATtatatgcaagaaaatatggAGCTCCAAGAAGGTGACATGTCCAAGGCCTTAGTTTCCTTGAATCGAGAAGCTGCTTCTATCCCTACACCCAAGCTAAAGAATGTCAGTCGACTCCGGACAGAGCACCAAGT GTATGAACTACCAGATTCACATCCACTCTTGGAAGGG ATGGACAAACGGGAGCCAGATGATCCTAGCCCATACCTTCTTGCTATATGGACACCAG GTGAAACTGCATATTCAATTCAACCACCAGAAAGCAGGTGTGGCTCCCAAGACCAAAACAAAATGTGCAATGAGAAGACATGCTTTTCATGCAATAGCATAAGGGAAGAAAATGCACAAACAGTCAGAGGGACAATTTTG ATACCTTGTAGAACAGCAATGAGAGGGAGCTTTCCACTGAATGGCACATACTTTCAAGTTAATGAG ATGTTCGCAGATCATGATTCTAGTCACAGCCCAATTGATGTTCCAAGGGGGTGGATATGGAATTTGCCAAGACGGACCGTATACTTTGGAACTTCTGTATCAACAATTTTCAAGG GTCTATCGACAGAGGGAATTCAATACTGCTTTTGGAGAG GATATGTTTGTGTGAGGGGATTTGACCGGAAAACAAGAGCACCACGACCCTTAATTGCCAGATTACACTTTCCTGCAAGTAGGTTGACCAAGACCAAAAATGAggagaaaagataa